TCTTGAAAATAACCGTGATTTCTTGCACCTTTAATTGCTGTTTCATAACCATCCATTGCTGCGACTGTTTGAGCCAAAACTCGTGCTTTCTCTGCTTCTATCAAGTCATACTTGTGTTGAAAATTCATGGGAGCATGCATTGCCCAATGATGCATTTTTTCTTGATTTCTATTGACTCGATTCATTAAAGCTGTTTTGTCAGAATTGGGATGCTCAGCAAAAATAGCTAGCTGAGTTAATGAATCATAGAAATGGAATATAGAGTTAACTAACAGTGACAACGCCGCTTGTAAATATTGTTGTGCCATATCCGCATTTTTTTGCGCTTGGCTCAATTCTCCAAATAAATAACAGAGAATCAGTTTATTTAAATAGAATATATGCAACCCTACCTTGTCATCTGCTACCATCAGTATGGGAAGTGCTTGGTTCTCATCATAAGCAGAACCGACTAATTGTATGGGATTTTCCGAGCGTTCTAGCAAGTTCTGAACTGTTTGCCAATAGATAGCTGTCCAATGAAAAGGCATTTCCTGTTTGAGTTTACCAATTGCCTGATTGTAATTAGCTATCTGTTTTTCTAGCTCAAGCAAATCTTGCCCGATAAAAAATGAAAATTGACACCAACCATAAGCACTATAAGCAGCAAATTCAAAATCTCCAGTTTCTAATGTTCCTTTATAAGCCTCAGACAACATGACTAGTGCTTTTTTGATATGTTCTTTCCAGTGGAGAACTTGAGCAAATATAGCAAGAGACTTAGCTATAACTTTTTTATCGGAAAATTTTTGAGCTAAGGTTAAAGATAAATGTCCAAATCTATGACCTAGCTCGATTTTTTGAAGCCCGCCACATAAAGCAACAGCATAAAAAGCATAAGCAAATGCTGACTCTGAGCTATTACCATATTGAATTGATAGATTAACTTTTACTAAAATAATTAGAAAGAAAAGTTCTGGAGCACCTATATATGCAACAGCAGATATACTCTCCAGCATCATTAAAACAGCTGATTTTTCCGGTTGAGTCATTTCGGGTAGGTGAATTAAATCTTCAACTTCCCTATCTGCTAAAAGTAAATCGTTTTCTGAGAGTGCTTGTTGAATATCTAACTGGCTTGGTTTCTCTGGTATAATTACACCTAACCACTGTAGAAATTCTAGAGCTATATGAATTGCACCTTTAAGATCGCTCTGTGCAGTTAAAGCTTTAATTTTGACTTCACAAACTTTTAATTTTTCTAGGTTGGTTTTGGCACAATTGAGAACTGCTAGTGTCAATTGCTCCATCTGCTCAAAATGACAGGATAAATAAGCAGTTTGGGCAGCTTGTGAGTAGAGATTTAATGTAAGATTATACTGTTGTTGCCAACTATCTGCATTGAGAAGCTTGATGCCAATTTGGAAATATTTAAATGATGGCTCATATGCCATAGTAGCTAAAGCTTTTTCACCTGCAATTAAATTCAATTCAGCTATTTTAATTTTTTCTGGTTGTAGATTAATTAGGTCAATAGCTTGATTAAATTGGTCAACAATATCAAAAATCTTTTCTTCTAAATCCTCCTGAGTGGAATTAGCGAGTAGCAAACGACCAATTTGTAAATGAGTCGATTGCTTTTGCGTTTCCTCAATTAAAGAATAAGCTGCTTGTTGGACTCTATCATGTAAAAATTGCAGCCTCACTTCACTAACAAAGCTATCATCTCCGAGTCCCAATAATTTATACTTTTTATTTAAGGAGAACACCAAACCTTCTTGTAAGCCAGGAAAAAGTTCAGTAAAAACTTGACTGGGGTCTTGTTGAGATATTGTTGCCAATGTTAACAAATCGAAGCTATGACCAATACAAGCTGCTAACTTTAAAACAGTCTGAGTTTTTTCTGGCAATTTGTTGATTTTGCCTACCATTAATTCTACTACATTCGCAGTGATGTTTTTGAGTTGGATTTGCCCTATATCCCATTGCCATTGTCGTAATTTATAGTTGAATTTTAACACTTTTTCAACGTAAAGACACTTGAAAAACTCAATTGTGAAAAAAGCATTTCCTTGTGTTTTCTTATAAACTAATTCGGTTAATTGTTGGCAGGATGATTGGGAACAAGCTAAAGTTTCAGCAATTAAAGTGTTGATATCGAGTTTTGTCAGGTTATTCAAGTGAATGAATGAAATCAGCCCTTCTTCTTGTGCGATCTCCTCTAAAGTCATCATCAATGGATGAGTTGCATCAACTTCATTATCTCGATAAGCACCAAGAATGAGGATGTGTTCTAGAGTGCGATCGCTCATAATAATTTTTAGCAAGCTTAATGATGCTCCATCCGCCCATTGCAAGTCATCTATAAATAAAACAAGCGGATGTTCGGCTTGGCTAATCGCTCTGATAAAATTTTGGCAAACTAAATTAAACCGATTTTGGGCTTCAACTGCGCCAACTTGAGCAACAGGAGGCTGTGAACCAAGAATAAATTCCAAGCTAGGAATCACATCAATCAAGATCTGTCCGTTATCACCCACTGCAGCTAAAATTTTCTCTTTCCACTCGTTGAAAACAGAACTGCTTTCACTAAGCAGTTGATTGCACAATTCATTAAACGCCTGACTGATAGCAGAATAAGGAATATTGCGTTGGAACTGGTCAAACTTACCGGAAATAAAATTTCCTCGACGTGCGGTAATGGGTTTGTAAATTTCTCGAACTAAAGCCGATTTACCCACACCAGAGTAACCACCTACCAAGACCATCTCGATTTTGGATTTTGGATTTTGGATTTTGGATTTTAGATTTTGGATTTTGGATTGGTGAGTTGGGGACAACGCAACAGAAACCCGGTTTCTTGGAGAAACCCGGTTTCTCTGTGCAAAATTTTCATCCCTTGCATCCCTTGTATTCCCTGCAACTCCTACTTTCCCTGCATCCCCTGCAACTCTTGCAAATGCTGCGAGTAATTTTGCTATTTCTTGTTCTCTGCCATATAATTTTTGTGGAATTTGAAACTTGTCTGCAATATCTTGCTGACCCAAAGAAAAGGAAACTATTTCACCAGTCGTTTGTAATTGATGCAGACATTGTTCTAAATCTGCCTTCAATCCATAAGCTGATTGATATCGATTCTCAGGGTTTTTTGCCATTAACTTCATGACAATCTCTGAGATGATTGGGGGTATAGGCGCACAGGTATATTCCCCTACCAGTTCGTGCGGTGGTACTGCTTGTTTAGCAATATGACTGTGTACCAATTCAAGAGCATCACTTTTAGGAAAGGGCAATTGTCCTGTCAGAAGTTCATAAAAAGTTACACCCAAAGCATAAAAATCAGTGCGATAATCTATCGAACGATTCATCCGTCCTGTTTGTTCGGGAGACATATAGGCGAGGGTACCTTCTAAGATATTGGGATGGCGAAATGTTTGGTTTTCCCGTGAAAGTACGCTTGAAATGCCAAAGTCAATAATTTTGACTTGTTTAGTAGCTCGGTTGAAGACAATATTGCTGGGGTTAATATCTTTATGAATAACGTTAGCTGCATGAATTGCACCCAAGATTTCGGTAATATCAATTGCCAACCGGAGAAACTCTGATAATGGCATTTGACCGGCAACTTGTAACATGGCTAAGGAGTCGCCACCAAAATCTTCTAAAACTATGATTAAATGTTTTTGCTCATCTAAAAATTTGTAAGCCTCTACCACCCCGGATATTTTCAAGGTGCGAGTTACTTCATATTCCCGCTTAAACCAAGCCAATTGTTCCGGGTTGGGATAAGTCTCTTTAAGCATTTTAAAAATGACAGGTTGTTGATCGGATATCTTATAACCACGATAAATCAATGAATGGCTACTTTCGTACAATTGTTTGGTGATTTGATAACCGGAAATGTTTATCATTTTAAAGGTCACTGGTCACTGGTCACTGGTCACTGGTCACTGATCCTGGTCACTGGTCACTGGTCACTGGTCACTGGTCAAAGACGCTTTGACTCGTTCATATTCTGCCTTAAGTTGTGAACCGAGTGCTGAGGTTCCAACTGTTGTACCATCACGACCGATCGCTTCCAGTTTTTGACAGAGTGTCGCAAGCTGCATTGCGCCAACGCTACCACTTAACGATCGCAAAGAATGGGCTGTACGATGTAAGGTAGCCGCGTCTTCTGATGCGATCGCCTCCCTTATTTTTTGCACTTTTTGCTGTGAATCTTCCAAGTAATTCTCTAGTAACTCTGCCAAAAGGTCATCGTCTCCTATCATCTCTTTTAAAGATTGAAATGCTTGCGCGTCAATGGCAGGGGTGAGAATTTCTGTTGGAGTTGATTCCTCTTCCTCGGTTGTGGGGGTAGAGTTGCGCTTGCGTCTGTAGTTTTCAAACGCTTGGGGGAGACTTTCAGGTCGAATGGGTTTGCTCATATAATCATTCATTCCAGCGTTTAAACATTCTTCCCTATCCCCTTGCATTGCATGAGCAGTCATGGCGATAATCCAAGGGCGTTGAGAAGCTGACCATTCTTGGCAAATCTGGCGAGTTGCTTGCAACCCATCCATTTCCGGCATTTGTACGTCCATAAAGACGATATCATAAGGATGGGAGCGCAAAGCTGACAGCGCCTCTAGTCCATTATTAGCTACGTCAGCCCGGTAGCCCAGCCGCTTTAACATTTGTAAAGCTACCTTTTGATTTAAAGCAACATCCTCTACCAGTAAAATACGTAGCGGTAACTCTTGACTTAACTGTGAATTAAATATAGGTGCTGAGGCATGAGTTGGACGCGTCTTCAGCTGTTGTCCGTTTAAAACACCCACTAATGTATTGTAAAGATGCCATTGTTTGATTGGTTTACTGAGAACAGCAGCAAAGTTCGATTTAGCTTCTAAGTCTTTAGGCGGTAAGCATACGGAAGTTAGCAAAACTAAGGGCAGTTCTTTACAGTTTGGGAGGGAATTAATTTGGGACGCCAAACGGATGCCATCCATTTGTGGCATATACATATCTACGACTGCAAGATCGAATCGGTCTTGTTGCAACAGTTGCAGTGCTTGCAAACCGGACTCAGCACAGGAAACCACCATTCCCCAATTTGAAGCCGCTACGGTGAGAATTTGTCGATTAGTGGCATTGTCATCCACCACCAAAAGCCGTTTTCCTGCAAGATTTGACTGTTGTCCCTGAATGTTATTAGTTTCTAAATCGGGTTTTGAGGGTACTACCAGGGTAAAATAAAATGTTGAGCCAACACCCAAAGTACTTTCTACCCACATTGTGCCGCCCATAATTTCGCTCAAGCGTTTGCTGATGGCTAAACCCAATCCAGTTCCGCCATAGCTGCGATTGATCGAAGCATCCACCTGGCTAAATGGCTTAAACAATCGCTCCATCTGGTCTTGAGAAATGCCAATGCCTGTATCTCTGATAGCAAACTGAATTTCGTATTCTCCGTTCTCAAGTTGTTTTGCCGTCAGAGAAACAACAACTTCTCCCGATGAAGTGAATTTAACCGCATTCCCAAGTAAATTCACTAAAATTTGCCGCACTCGCGTCACATCTCCCACAATCACCGTTGGTGTTTGGGAATCGATGAGGTAGCCCAAGTCTAACTTTTTAGCTTGTGCTTGAGGAACGAGCAAGTCTAAAGCTTCTTCAATGCAATTGTGCAAGTGGAAGGGGTATGCTTCCAAGTCCAATTTGCCAGACTCAATCTTGGAAAAGTCTAAAATATCGTTAATGATAGCTAACAAGGCATCACTGCTGTTGCGGATGGTTTCCACAAAGTCTTGTTGTTGAGCAGTCAGTTCCATACCTAGCAAAAGCCCTGTCATGCCAATGACTGCATTCATCGGTGTACGGATTTCATGGCTCATCATGGCTAAAAACTCGCTTTTTGCTCGGTTAGCAGTATCCGCGTCTCTTTTTGCTCGTTCTAGGGCAAAATTTTTCTGGGTGAGTTCTTTGCTCTGCTTTCTTTCCTGTTCTAAGAGATAGGCGTGTGCTAAAGCAATTCCAACTTGAGTGGCGACAGATTCTAAAAACTCAATCTCATCCTTTGTCCATTTACGGACGCGATCACACTGATGCAATACAATAGCTCCATTGGGTTGTCCCCGATCCGAAGTCCGAATCGCCAGCATTGATTTTAATCCCAATTTTTGAGCAAGAGGTTGAATGGCTGTTAATAATGGGTCAGTAAAAACATCTGAAGAAGCAATGGCTCGATCTTGAGCCAGCATCTGTTGTGCGTGCAGGTTGTTAATGACTGGAACCTCAAGACGCAATGTCGATGTATAGCCCGGTTCTAAATACTCTGCTACGATAGGAATTTGAATTGGTTCTGCAATATAGTTGTGAATTAAACAGCGATTTACACTAAAGTAATTTCCAATTTGAATAGCTGTAGTTTGAAAAATCTGTTTGACATCCAGCGTTTGGCGAATTTCCTGAGTCATTTGTTTCAGCAGCAAAGCACGCTGATACTGTAGTTCCATGGCTATTTGCGATAGCTTGCGCTCAATCTCTCCCCCAGCCCACTGCGCCATTAACTTTAATAATTCTTTGTCTGCCGACTTAAACAGTTTATCTCGCGGAAGCAGAGAACAAAAGCACAGACTCCCGTAAATTTGACCCGCCACTCGAATCCGAGTTCCAATGTAGCATTCCATGCCAAAAGCTTTGTAAGCAGGGTGATTCTGCCAAGAAGAAGCACTTGTATGCTCTATGCTCAAAGGTTCATCACTTGTAAGTGTTTCAAAACAAAAGGTTTCCCTGGGGTTAAAAGAATCTCCCGGTGAAAGAGAATTATCAAATGATTTTGCGACAATGACCTCATAGCGATCGCTATCTATTTGAGACAAAACTGCAAAATCCATCTCAAATGCCTGACAACCCATTACCAATAGATGATAAATACGTTGTTCAAAGTTGAGGTTGCTATTAGCAGCCACCTCGTAAAGCGCCCGCATAGAAGCCTCACTTTTTTGCAATTCTGCCTCTACCTGTTGGCGTTCTCTAATTTCTAGTTCTAGCTGTTGGTTTTGTGCAAGTAGTTGTTTTTGTTGCTGGTGAATGAGGAGTTGATTGGTAATTCGTGCCAAGACTTCTGCTTCTTCAAACGGTTTGATAATGTAATCCACACCACCATGTTCAAATGCCTTAACTTTATCTCCTGTTTCATTTAAAGCACTAATAAAAATGATAGGAATATGAGCAGTTTTGGTATGAGATTTCAAGACTTGACAAACCTCATAGCCATCCATTTCCGGCATAGTAATATCAAGTAGAATCAAGTTAGGAGGTTCTATTTGAGCAGATTGAATTGCCATTTTTCCACTAATGGTCTTTCTGACTTTATATCCTGCTGCCTCTAGCATTCTAGATAGCAAACGTAAGTTATCTGGATTATCATCCACTAGCAAAATATAATTATTTTTATTAGACTCTTGAAATTTTGACATATTTTTCTGTTAGTTGTTAGTTGTTAGTTGTTAGTTGTTATCATCTCTACTCCCTACTCCCTACTCCCTACTCCCTACTCCCTACTCTCTACTCCCTACTCCCTACTCCCTACTCCCTAATTTTGTAATTTTAATAATTGTTTCTATTTGAAAATTATCAACTAAATTTTTTAAAGCAACAGCAAGTTCAAATTGCTCTTGAGGAACTTGATTAAATAATTCCAAGAGTTTGACTTCATCAATCAAAAGTGCGGCTTGATGGACTTCCGCAATCCAGTCAAGAGGCATAACCTCTAAATCCGACGCCGTCAGTTGTTTGTATTGACTGTTAGATTGAGGCGTTGGCTGTTGATTCTCTTCTGCATAAACATAACGCAGATTCAGATACTCCGCCATTTTTTCAAAGACAACACTTTCTTCAAAAGGTTTGGTAACAAAATCATCACAGCCATTCTGTAAACTAGCTTGTCT
This genomic interval from Scytonema hofmannii PCC 7110 contains the following:
- a CDS encoding AAA family ATPase; amino-acid sequence: MTFKMINISGYQITKQLYESSHSLIYRGYKISDQQPVIFKMLKETYPNPEQLAWFKREYEVTRTLKISGVVEAYKFLDEQKHLIIVLEDFGGDSLAMLQVAGQMPLSEFLRLAIDITEILGAIHAANVIHKDINPSNIVFNRATKQVKIIDFGISSVLSRENQTFRHPNILEGTLAYMSPEQTGRMNRSIDYRTDFYALGVTFYELLTGQLPFPKSDALELVHSHIAKQAVPPHELVGEYTCAPIPPIISEIVMKLMAKNPENRYQSAYGLKADLEQCLHQLQTTGEIVSFSLGQQDIADKFQIPQKLYGREQEIAKLLAAFARVAGDAGKVGVAGNTRDARDENFAQRNRVSPRNRVSVALSPTHQSKIQNLKSKIQNPKSKIEMVLVGGYSGVGKSALVREIYKPITARRGNFISGKFDQFQRNIPYSAISQAFNELCNQLLSESSSVFNEWKEKILAAVGDNGQILIDVIPSLEFILGSQPPVAQVGAVEAQNRFNLVCQNFIRAISQAEHPLVLFIDDLQWADGASLSLLKIIMSDRTLEHILILGAYRDNEVDATHPLMMTLEEIAQEEGLISFIHLNNLTKLDINTLIAETLACSQSSCQQLTELVYKKTQGNAFFTIEFFKCLYVEKVLKFNYKLRQWQWDIGQIQLKNITANVVELMVGKINKLPEKTQTVLKLAACIGHSFDLLTLATISQQDPSQVFTELFPGLQEGLVFSLNKKYKLLGLGDDSFVSEVRLQFLHDRVQQAAYSLIEETQKQSTHLQIGRLLLANSTQEDLEEKIFDIVDQFNQAIDLINLQPEKIKIAELNLIAGEKALATMAYEPSFKYFQIGIKLLNADSWQQQYNLTLNLYSQAAQTAYLSCHFEQMEQLTLAVLNCAKTNLEKLKVCEVKIKALTAQSDLKGAIHIALEFLQWLGVIIPEKPSQLDIQQALSENDLLLADREVEDLIHLPEMTQPEKSAVLMMLESISAVAYIGAPELFFLIILVKVNLSIQYGNSSESAFAYAFYAVALCGGLQKIELGHRFGHLSLTLAQKFSDKKVIAKSLAIFAQVLHWKEHIKKALVMLSEAYKGTLETGDFEFAAYSAYGWCQFSFFIGQDLLELEKQIANYNQAIGKLKQEMPFHWTAIYWQTVQNLLERSENPIQLVGSAYDENQALPILMVADDKVGLHIFYLNKLILCYLFGELSQAQKNADMAQQYLQAALSLLVNSIFHFYDSLTQLAIFAEHPNSDKTALMNRVNRNQEKMHHWAMHAPMNFQHKYDLIEAEKARVLAQTVAAMDGYETAIKGARNHGYFQEEALAYELAAKFYLDRGMEEIAQTYITRAYYGYVRWQALTKVKHLAAQYPDFLTTNPTKSKNTTLTFSTSTTHKSESKNLDLTSILKASQTLAGEIVLDVLLAKIMRFVLENAGAEKGYLILKEQSQWNIEAVGNMNLDEAVVLQSIPMTSVNENSITPLISAAIANYVIRTQESVVLHDAAHQGNFTHDPYIIQQQPKSVLCAPLLNQGQLTAILYLENNLTTGAFTPDRLEVLNLLASQAAISIKNAQLYANVCQNEHKLTQLVAEQTEALRCSEQQFKNAFETTAVGMCIVSLEGRFLAVNPSVCKMFGYPEAELLSLTFQEITYPDDLEVDLNNVQELLAGNISYYHLEKRYIQKNGQIVWGLLSVSLVRDSQQTPLYFVSQIQNISARKEAETVLLHAVHVADAASRAKSEFLANMSHELRTPLNAILGYSQIMNRDNSLSTEHKQFLAIINRAGEHLLQLINDVLEMSKIEAGRMSFNPSGFNLHQLLNNLEEMLRLQAKYKNLQLFFERASNLPQYVQTDEQKLRQVLINLLGNSLKFTRQGHVILRVSLETDKTPLQSPLLSPQSLTFEVEDTGLGIAPNELDTLFDAFVQTQAGRKASQGTGLGLAISRQFVQLMGGDITVNSILGQGTIFKFDISITLAEATDVQSEQPIHRGRVLTLAPDQPQYRILIVEDQWTNRQLLVQLLEPLGFKVREAENGREGLALWERWEPHLIWMDMRMPVMDGYQATKQIKAQPKGQSTVIIALTANAFEEERTAILAAGCDDLVLKPFREEVILEKMAQHLGVGYVYDESNLSSAPSDRQEEEDKIYVLKAESLNVMPADWIAQLHQAAVRLDDKQMIELLTQIPQSNALLARALTQKVDNFDFDQIMNLTQQASFL
- a CDS encoding response regulator, with the translated sequence MSKFQESNKNNYILLVDDNPDNLRLLSRMLEAAGYKVRKTISGKMAIQSAQIEPPNLILLDITMPEMDGYEVCQVLKSHTKTAHIPIIFISALNETGDKVKAFEHGGVDYIIKPFEEAEVLARITNQLLIHQQQKQLLAQNQQLELEIRERQQVEAELQKSEASMRALYEVAANSNLNFEQRIYHLLVMGCQAFEMDFAVLSQIDSDRYEVIVAKSFDNSLSPGDSFNPRETFCFETLTSDEPLSIEHTSASSWQNHPAYKAFGMECYIGTRIRVAGQIYGSLCFCSLLPRDKLFKSADKELLKLMAQWAGGEIERKLSQIAMELQYQRALLLKQMTQEIRQTLDVKQIFQTTAIQIGNYFSVNRCLIHNYIAEPIQIPIVAEYLEPGYTSTLRLEVPVINNLHAQQMLAQDRAIASSDVFTDPLLTAIQPLAQKLGLKSMLAIRTSDRGQPNGAIVLHQCDRVRKWTKDEIEFLESVATQVGIALAHAYLLEQERKQSKELTQKNFALERAKRDADTANRAKSEFLAMMSHEIRTPMNAVIGMTGLLLGMELTAQQQDFVETIRNSSDALLAIINDILDFSKIESGKLDLEAYPFHLHNCIEEALDLLVPQAQAKKLDLGYLIDSQTPTVIVGDVTRVRQILVNLLGNAVKFTSSGEVVVSLTAKQLENGEYEIQFAIRDTGIGISQDQMERLFKPFSQVDASINRSYGGTGLGLAISKRLSEIMGGTMWVESTLGVGSTFYFTLVVPSKPDLETNNIQGQQSNLAGKRLLVVDDNATNRQILTVAASNWGMVVSCAESGLQALQLLQQDRFDLAVVDMYMPQMDGIRLASQINSLPNCKELPLVLLTSVCLPPKDLEAKSNFAAVLSKPIKQWHLYNTLVGVLNGQQLKTRPTHASAPIFNSQLSQELPLRILLVEDVALNQKVALQMLKRLGYRADVANNGLEALSALRSHPYDIVFMDVQMPEMDGLQATRQICQEWSASQRPWIIAMTAHAMQGDREECLNAGMNDYMSKPIRPESLPQAFENYRRKRNSTPTTEEEESTPTEILTPAIDAQAFQSLKEMIGDDDLLAELLENYLEDSQQKVQKIREAIASEDAATLHRTAHSLRSLSGSVGAMQLATLCQKLEAIGRDGTTVGTSALGSQLKAEYERVKASLTSDQ